A genomic segment from Schistosoma mansoni strain Puerto Rico chromosome 5, complete genome encodes:
- a CDS encoding putative nadh-ubiquinone oxidoreductase 24 kD subunit: MALRTFGSVSLKLLCRSDGSLFRNFGRQSSHLFVHRETRENNSNTPFEFSAENKKRLDVIISNYPPAHKAAAIIPALDLAQRQHGWLPISAMNKVAEILNVPQMRVYEVATFYTMFNREPVGKYHIQICTTTPCMLGGVGSEVILNALKKNLGIEPGQTTPDKMFTLTEVECLGACVNAPMMQINDDYYEDLTAEDTIRILEEIKAGKKPKPGPQSGQGGRFASEPKGGLTSLNTEPKSPGFKVRSDL, from the exons ATGGCCTTACGTACTTTCGGCTCCGTATCACTCAAG TTATTGTGTAGATCAGATGGGAGTCTTTTTAGAAACTTTGGACGTCAATCATCACACCTATTTGTA CACAGAGAAACCCGTGAAAACAATTCTAATACACCCTTCGAATTTTCTGCAGAAAACAAAAAGAGACTGGATGTGATAATATCAAACTATCCGCCTGCTCACAAGGCTGCTGCTATAATTCCTGCTTTGGATTTAGCTCAGAGACAACACG GATGGTTGCCAATATCCGCTATGAACAAAGTGGCAGAGATTCTTAATGTCCCTCAAATGAGAGTTTATGAAGTTGCCACATTCTATACCATGTTTAACAG GGAACCAGTCGGAAAGTATCACATTCAAATATGTACCACAACCCCGTGTATGTTAGGAGGTGTAGGGTCAGAAGTTATTCTAAACGCACTCAAGAAAAACCTTG GTATTGAACCGGGTCAGACTACGCCTGATAAAATGTTTACACTgacagaagtggaatgccttgGAGCTTGTGTAAATGCGCCCATGATGCAAATTAATGACGATTATTAT GAGGACTTAACAGCAGAGGATACGATTCGTATTCTTGAAGAAATAAAAGCCGGGAAAAAGCCAAAACCTGGTCCACA AAGCGGACAAGGTGGACGTTTTGCATCCGAACCGAAAGGTGGTTTGACATCACTGAATACAGAACCTAAAAGTCCTGGATTTAAAGTTCGTTCAGATCTATGA